The Magnetococcales bacterium DNA window TTCACCTTCCCCGATCGCCTCGGCAAAAACCCGATCCATGCGATCCCAGGAAAAATCCCCCACCAAGCGCTCGAACCGGGGCCAGGTCCGTCGCAAGTTCAGATAGTGCCGAAATCGCCCTTTCCAGCCCAAACCCGCAGGACGCGGCTGCTCCGGATCGAACTCCCAGGGATGACAGTAGAAGAGCGCGGAGCGCCCCTCCTCCCGGTTGATGCGTCGCAAAGCCCAGCGGGAGAGAAAATAGGGATAGAGTCGGAAAAAACCGCCGCCGCCGCAGGGAAAACGCCGCCCCGCCCACTCCAGAGTGGTTACGGGAATCTCGATGACCGAATCAGGCGTCCGGCGGAAGGGAAAACGCGGCGCATCGGGCATGCCGTAGAGATCGTGATGAATGGGATAGATGCTGGAGCTGTACCGATAACCCGCCTCCCGCAACCGCTGCAAGGCCCACAGATTGCCCCGGTGAATCGAATAGGTGGACGCGCGATACCCGACAACCGCCACCCCGCCGAGATCTTCCAGCAACAAACGGGTCCGGAGGACATCCTTGAAAAAGAGTTCGGGACTTTGCCGGTCGGCCCGCACATGGGCATAACCATGGCTGGCCAGTTCATGACCCTCGGCAACCAGACGTTGAATCAGCCGGGGATGACGTTCGGCCACCCAGCCCAATACAAAAAAGGTGGCTTTCACCTCCCGTTGCGCCAACAGATCCAACAGACGCTGCATCACCGGCTCCAGGCGGGAGGGCCAGTTTTCCCACTCCTCGGGAGCGATCACCCCCTCGAAAGCGCAGACCTGGAAATACTCTTCCACATCCACGGTCAAGGCGTTGCGCAACCCCTGCCCCGATTTCATGGGAGCCAGTTGCAGAACTGCGTTGCAATGGGTCATGACGATCTAAGCGAATGATGGATGAAAAGTAAAAGGATAGAGCATTTTTTTACTGTAACTATTCAGATATACGGGGGTTCGGGGGGGATTATCCCCCCCGACGGGTCCAGGGCAGCGCCCTGGGACTCTTCCGTTTGCTGTTGACTTCCGACCCCA harbors:
- a CDS encoding DUF3473 domain-containing protein, whose protein sequence is MKSGQGLRNALTVDVEEYFQVCAFEGVIAPEEWENWPSRLEPVMQRLLDLLAQREVKATFFVLGWVAERHPRLIQRLVAEGHELASHGYAHVRADRQSPELFFKDVLRTRLLLEDLGGVAVVGYRASTYSIHRGNLWALQRLREAGYRYSSSIYPIHHDLYGMPDAPRFPFRRTPDSVIEIPVTTLEWAGRRFPCGGGGFFRLYPYFLSRWALRRINREEGRSALFYCHPWEFDPEQPRPAGLGWKGRFRHYLNLRRTWPRFERLVGDFSWDRMDRVFAEAIGEGEM